From Primulina tabacum isolate GXHZ01 chromosome 2, ASM2559414v2, whole genome shotgun sequence, one genomic window encodes:
- the LOC142536870 gene encoding U-box domain-containing protein 27-like yields MVRDDLHITVPSYFRCPISLEVMKSPVSLCTGVTYDRGSIRRWFDAGNNTCPATMQQLPTKELVPNHTLHRLIKIWSESGLNRPENHPASPQSLSRDQAEQIILQLEIDLKMIHNTFFPRFHTISHNLSTLISFVNEASDNRKVVTEAGGRVLPLLLSLVGKKQSLNDLCLLEKIILFCNVILKNRAKIDYEGRDNDMFSGTEMGKYDFKTIILTCLKQGRLELRIAVVEFLELMSTHLGSQMQQSSLIPEDDEMYFELLRLIVSSNWSTNALDASLNLLSRMVVFKKNISKMVRVGGVKALTMALSEPELSPPLTEKVLKLLEIASSSREGRNEICGNELCVQAILKKMLKVSNAATELAVTLLWSLCCFFGENRVAAAVAESSGVAKILLLLQSNCSPCVRQMCGDLLKMFRCNSKSCCLSCYDTKTSHIMPF; encoded by the coding sequence ATGGTGAGGGATGATCTGCACATAACGGTGCCGAGTTATTTCCGGTGCCCTATCTCCTTGGAAGTCATGAAATCCCCAGTCAGCTTGTGCACCGGCGTCACGTACGACCGCGGCAGCATTCGGCGGTGGTTCGACGCCGGGAACAACACCTGCCCAGCCACCATGCAGCAGCTTCCCACTAAAGAGCTCGTCCCCAATCACACCCTCCATCGGCTCATCAAAATTTGGTCTGAATCGGGTTTGAATCGTCCCGAAAATCATCCTGCTTCGCCCCAATCACTCTCTCGAGACCAAGCAGAACAAATCATCCTCCAGCTAGAAATCGATCTGAAAATGATTCACAATACCTTTTTCCCTCGATTTCATACCATCAGTCATAACCTATCCACGCTTATTTCATTTGTTAACGAAGCGTCTGACAATCGGAAGGTTGTGACGGAGGCTGGCGGAAGGGTTTTGCCGTTGCTCTTGTCCCTTGTCGGAAAGAAGCAATCTTTGAATGATTTATGTTTGTTGgagaaaattattttgttttgtaaCGTGATCTTAAAGAATCGAGCGAAAATTGATTACGAAGGAAGAGATAATGATATGTTTTCTGGGACTGAAATGGGgaagtatgattttaaaacaataattcTGACGTGCTTAAAGCAAGGAAGATTGGAGTTAAGAATTGCGGTGGTAGAATTTCTCGAACTCATGTCCACGCATTTGGGTTCGCAAATGCAGCAATCTAGTTTAATCCCAGAAGACGATGAGATGTATTTTGAGCTGCTAAGATTAATAGTCAGCTCGAATTGGAGTACTAATGCATTAGATGCTTCCCTTAATCTTTTGTCCCGAATGGTTGTTTTCAAGAAGAATATATCTAAAATGGTGCGTGTAGGCGGTGTGAAAGCGCTCACAATGGCCCTGTCGGAACCGGAATTGAGTCCGCCATTGACGGAGAAAGTACTCAAGCTCCTCGAAATCGCGTCGAGTAGCAGAGAAGGGAGGAACGAGATTTGCGGGAATGAGTTGTGCGTGCAGGCGATATTAAAGAAGATGCTGAAGGTCTCAAATGCGGCGACTGAGCTCGCCGTGACATTGTTGTGGAGCCTGTGTTGTTTTTTCGGCGAGAATAGGGTAGCGGCGGCTGTCGCGGAGAGCAGCGGCGTGGCCAAGATTTTGCTGCTGCTGCAGAGCAATTGCTCGCCGTGTGTTAGGCAAATGTGCGGTGATTTGCTTAAAATGTTTCGATGCAATTCTAAGAGTTGTTGCCTTTCCTGTTACGACACAAAAACTAGTCACATTATGCCATTTTGA